ATCTGCGGGTTTCTTTCTGCGTCATTTTGTCGTCATTTGACAGAtctaaagtaaaagaaaggatTTGAGTTGCGACGTGGAAAAGCACTGGTCGTGAATTTTGCATTGTCTTGACGTACAATGATTTGGGGTGTCGCAGTCTAAAAGTTCGTGGAgcgtcaagaagaagaagaagaggacgttGACAGAGACAGAGCcgcctccctcccttcctccccacaccccttcctcttcctccctcacGGCATCATTGACGCTTGATGtacattttgccattttccttttctccagtCTTAATGAGCTCATAAGATCATCTTGTCTTCTGTTTGGTGTCGATTTTCCCCTCCGTCGAGTGGACTTCCTCTCGGATCACTCCTGACCTTGGGTGGAGTTACTCATGTGGACGGAAGATTAAGCCAGCTCCTTACAGGACTGAAGGAGGTAAGTGAGTAATGCCATCAGTTCTCGAAGCTCATCGCGCCAAAGAAGTTTTCGCTTCGCTTCGTTTCGATATCCTTTCTTGCTTCAGAAtcttgaaaatttctctctctctctctctctctcgtgttgtgtgtgtgagagagagaaagtactttattatatatatatatatatatcatgttttggTTTAGGTAGATATTTTTGTTTGCTATTTGTGTCGCTGTACGAAGAGGAATAGCATTTGTAAAGTTTCTGTTTGTCGTTGTTTTTGTAGCGTGTTCATAGTTGTTCGTCAGTTTTGACACTTCGAGGTCACGAGTGACTACTGTAAATTGACCGTCATGACATCAACCCACGTTTGTAAGGGTGGTGTCAAGTTTGAGGGTGAGAAAGCTTGGCCTGTGTCTTTAGTTTGGTGTTTCATGATCGCTGGTTTGGATTTAGCTTTGTTGTGTGTAACTAACTGGTCGAGTCACTCGGCCGTTGACTCATGCAGACACCCAGCTGCTGTTTTGCCATTCATTTGCAAGAGGCGCTTTGCTTTGCctacatttcgtgttgaaattgGTCAGGTTGAAATCGATTGTTTTGTGCTGCACGGTCATGATATTGTTTCATAATTGCCCACATAAATATACGTAGACAGATGTTGGCAGTGACGAAATACGGCCTTTGTTAAACAAATATTTGTACTTAGGTATTGTTGTTGCCAGCTACTTTTAGTAACATAATGAATATGAAGGCtttaaattttgtcaaaaaatgACCACTCTCTTATGATTTGACATATTGAACGACTGTGCAAATGTTTTCAGCAATTTCAGAATCGTAACAGCAGGTttgatatatatactctctctctctctctctctctctctctctctctctctctctctctctctctctctctctctctgtgtgtgtgttgccctCTTGTGAAACAGAATGATAATGTATCAAAGTGTACACGTTTCACAACAGCTACCGTACCACCAGTGACACATACAGTAGATAGGCTATGCAAGGAAAAAAGGAGGCACACAGCCGCAGACCAACTGTACTGCTAACACTTCCCTGATGAGTGAGTGTATGAAAGAGAATTGCGTTAATTAAGTGTTGCAATATGATGACTGTAGTGGCGTTGTTCAAAGTTTCCGTTTAGGCTATTTCACGTATTTCGAAACATATTTATGTGCCAGATTCCCGTTCGtgttttttgtttagttattgGTCATATTTTGCCGTTTCCGACGGTTTGTTATCTGGTGAATATCTTATTGATATTTGTGGTAGCCGGTTGAGTGATAAGAAtcagtatgtatgtttgtgttagaAGATTGGCATGCGGTTGGGTGCCCTAAATAGTTGGGTATATATGTTGTCGTTCTCCGCGTTTGAGCGGTGGGCTTgctttgagtctctctctctctctctctctctctctctctctctctctctctctctctctctctctctcatattgtaaAGAATCTAGTAAACTAAACACAAATGAGTGTGTTGTATGCTAAGTAGTATTGTTGTTGTTCCCCGGTCGTTAAGTGGAACTAAGGGCTTGGGTTATATGTGGCGTGTGTGTCTTCGTGTATTTGAAAAGTTGTAGGCGGGCGGTTGATTGAATGGTCAGTCAATTTTCCAGCAACCCTGGTGTCGTAGGAGAGGTGTGAGGTTTTCGATCAGAAGTCATTACGTAAGGGACTTACTTCTCTCCTTATTTTCAAGGATAGGTAGGTGGGTGTTTATATGCTGTTGATTTTATGGACTGTACCTCAGGAGCTGTCTCTTACCATTTGCCCTTTTACACTCTTGCAGTAACAGAAGTGTAGATAAAGATGAAAACCTGCAGCCTAATTTGTGTTGATACAAATTTGAAATTGATAGTGCCTGTGGTCGTTCTTATTCAGGGCTTACTTATGACTTTTGACTTTTACAGCGCTCATTAGGGAATTAATTACAAATGTCAAAGCGACTCAACCTTTATTCTGTATTGAGATCTTTGTTGGCTAATATTGGTGTTCGTTCAATCGCAGAAATGTTTTTGGTGGTAATGGCTGGCCGCTGTAGTCTGTACCGAGTACCGGTATGTCTCAGCCGCCTCTTTCGAATGACTCGGTTATCAGTTTGTGGATGAGGTCACCAGATGTCAGATTCAGATTCCTTATTACTAAGCGACTGTTCTGAGCAAGGGCCGCTTCCACAATTCTCTTTTCTTCGTTTCTTGCTGCTTCCAGGGCCCAGGGCTTGATGCGAGGATGACGGAGGTGCGCGTATGAAGAGAATGGGACTCCCATGACATGGAGCGTTACGTTGAAGGAGACCGTGAAGGTCGCCACTCCTTCATGAAGACCGACGGGGGAGAGCCCCCAGGCACCCAGGCATGTGGCCACCGGAAAATAGTCAGAGATGTCAGGCCTTCCGTCAGGGTTCTTGTTCATGTTCACGTAGAAGACGAACGTCGCAGGGGTTGGGGGTCTGGGCAGGAAGGCCGGGCTGCAGGGGTTGCCTTCCAGAACTGTGGCCGTCTGTAGACTTGCAGAAAGATCTTGGCGCCAAGTTGTCAGCCGTAGTCTGTTCGTGGTGGGGAGCTGTATGCCTGATTCTTTCTCTAAGGGACTAGACAGGAAATATTTCTCCGTTATGAATCCATCAGTATTGATGCCTGTGCCGTAATGCCTCGATCTGCTTACTTCGGGAAACACGCACTCTCTTCCTTTGGCGACGTGAAGGTAGAGCCAGAAGTCGTATTGGCTGCCTAGGTCGTCAGGTGCTTGTAGCCAAATACTTAATGCCTCTTGAACAAAGGTGATGGATATGGCGTAGCCCCAGGATACTTGCGCCTCTCCACGAAGGACCTTACTGCTGTTGTATGCCACCCCTTGAGGTCTCCCTAAACCATTGATGCAGTACAGGGTGGGCTCATGCTGTAGTAGCCACATTGTTTGACTCATGAAGGAGAAGAAATCTGGCGAGACTTCCACATCTTCGTCGATAATGATCACATTTTGGGCTTTCGGGAAGCGAGCTAATATGAGTTGAAAGACATTTTTGTAATATCGAAATAGTTTCTTGTTGCCATCCCCATAAGTGGGCAAAATGGTGTATTTCATGCCAAGAAGGCCAAGCAATTCTCTGGTGGGTTTAGGTGCATCGCCCAGAGCCACCAAAATATTGTTAGGATGAACCCCTGCAGCTGATAGAATAGTACTTAAGGAGTGGTACAGATACTGGTGTCTTACGCCCGCTGTTACTATGACGGGAACATCCTTGAGGGCATCCTTGGAAGCATGCTTCAGGCCTGGTGGCGTTGGCAGGGGCAATGGCGATGGGTTGTACTCATCACAGAGCCCTCCCATCCCATCCTGTGTGTCACAGAACTGCCAGCGTCTTTGCTCTGAGCGTCGGAAGGTCTTTTGGTCAAGGGGAGGGTCCTCACTCACTAGCAGAGTCGTGTGAATGTTTGCATTCACACTGCCGTCTATCACGGCTGTCTCCGAAATGGTGCGGCCTCCCATGATGAACACCCAGATCCAGTGGGCTGAAGGCGTTAAGTGCTCGGCAAACAGGGAGCCCATGCGGCCCAGAAGGACAGCTGCTTGACGAAGACCCGAGCAGCCAGTCATCGAGACGCTCATGACGACGATGCGTCCTGCGGCTATTCGGCGCGTGTACCACATCAGGTCAGCCCAGCGGGCCCAGTATTCCCTCAGAGGAAACACCTGCAAACAACGCTGATTAGTTTGTGAATAGAAGAAGCGAATCAAATATTTTATAGGACATCTGTCTCAGCACTAAGTTTCATAGATGTGCATAATTATAAGGAGGCCTGTCGTAATTCTGATGTTTATTATGTGGGATAACGTTAGTTACTGCACTTCTGTTTTACTTCACTCTGAATGAGTAATCAAAGTATGTACGTGAGTCCCAGTTCGGGATGTTTTTAcatggatgcatatatatatatatatatatatatatatatatatatatatatatatgtgtgtgtgtgtgtaacacacacacacacacacacacacatatatatatatatatatatatatatatatatatatatatatatagatatatatatgattataatgacTTCaacacgtgattcatttatcaggTGAAAAGTAAGACGAGGTGTAGTTCTGACCGGCTTCGACTttatggaaataaagttgaagcaggtcaggacatatatatatatatatatatatatatatatatatatatatatatatatatatatatatatatatatatatatatatatatatatatatatatatatatatatatgtgtgtgtgtgtgtgtgtgtgtgtgtgtgtgtgtatgtatgtatgtatgtatgtatgtatatatatatatatatatatattatatatatatatatatatttatatttagaaagatagagaaatagataaatatacagattGATAAAGCAGGAATTTTGCGAatattgttttgttctttagtataGGTCAGGTCTCCTAGCACCGTTTTCTGTTGCAGTTTCGAGAATAGGTAAATTCTGTCGTATGGACTTACATTAATTCCATACGAAAGttggtcaaaatattttttagttaagATGTCAGCGAAATTTATTGATTTTGAGCTGTATTGAGAAGTAGATTTtacttaatgtgtgtgtgtttgcagacAGCCCAAGTTCACTAGGATTGCGTAATGTCTAAGCTTTTCTGCGACAGCTAACCCGGTAACTTGACCCTGTGTTCATTAATAACACCAGCAACAATGTCTCTGAAATAGAATGCAGAAGTCAGGCAAGAAACAAACCTACTTCAACGACAAAGTAGAGAGAGCTCCTGTAGTGGTAACAGCTTCAAAGGGGTCGCAAATCAAACCGAATCTGATAACCTGGTCATTTCTACACTGCCAACGCTGCTGTCGAGAGTCAGTGTTCGCTCACTGATACGCACAGACCAGAGAGGTTGGAAGTTTTCCGGAAGCACCTGTCTGCATAAAAAAGAAAGGCTCCAGCACAACCTCGTCCGCGGTGTGAACACTTGCACagtagagggagggagggagggatttaGTCAGC
This genomic interval from Macrobrachium rosenbergii isolate ZJJX-2024 chromosome 56, ASM4041242v1, whole genome shotgun sequence contains the following:
- the LOC136836506 gene encoding protein O-linked-mannose beta-1,2-N-acetylglucosaminyltransferase 1-like, which codes for MWYTRRIAAGRIVVMSVSMTGCSGLRQAAVLLGRMGSLFAEHLTPSAHWIWVFIMGGRTISETAVIDGSVNANIHTTLLVSEDPPLDQKTFRRSEQRRWQFCDTQDGMGGLCDEYNPSPLPLPTPPGLKHASKDALKDVPVIVTAGVRHQYLYHSLSTILSAAGVHPNNILVALGDAPKPTRELLGLLGMKYTILPTYGDGNKKLFRYYKNVFQLILARFPKAQNVIIIDEDVEVSPDFFSFMSQTMWLLQHEPTLYCINGLGRPQGVAYNSSKVLRGEAQVSWGYAISITFVQEALSIWLQAPDDLGSQYDFWLYLHVAKGRECVFPEVSRSRHYGTGINTDGFITEKYFLSSPLEKESGIQLPTTNRLRLTTWRQDLSASLQTATVLEGNPCSPAFLPRPPTPATFVFYVNMNKNPDGRPDISDYFPVATCLGAWGLSPVGLHEGVATFTVSFNVTLHVMGVPFSSYAHLRHPRIKPWALEAARNEEKRIVEAALAQNSRLVIRNLNLTSGDLIHKLITESFERGG